One part of the Ursus arctos isolate Adak ecotype North America unplaced genomic scaffold, UrsArc2.0 scaffold_16, whole genome shotgun sequence genome encodes these proteins:
- the LOC123001284 gene encoding 40S ribosomal protein S29-like, translating into MRPFASLHLREQDGSQQLFWSHLRKFGQGSPCCLCSKQRGLIGQYSLIMGCQRFRQYMKDIDFIKLD; encoded by the coding sequence atgaggCCTTTTGCCTCATTGCATCTGAGAGAGCAAGATGGGTCCCAGCAGCTATTCTGGAGCCATCTTAGGAAGTTTGGCCAGGGTTCTCCTTGCTGCCTGTGCTCAAAACAGCGTGGTCTGATTGGCCAGTACAGCCTCATTATGGGCTGCCAGCGTTTCCGTCAGTACATGAAGGATATAGACTTCATTAAGTTGGATTAA